Sequence from the Temnothorax longispinosus isolate EJ_2023e chromosome 6, Tlon_JGU_v1, whole genome shotgun sequence genome:
TTAGCGTCCATTCATTACTTACAAGCTCACTATCAAGAGGCTATCGATGTCTATAAGAGAATTTTACTGGACAACAGGTTTGGAATATCTCCTTTGTATCATTAACAAAAGATTTAGAAGGATATTTGAAGGATAAAGTTGTCTCTGTATCATGATTTTTTACTATCACGTCCTTACCTCACACCTTTTCACAACTATTTGCGCAAGTTCAAAGAAAAGCACCAAGAGATGCCACTCCAAAACGGACTCTGAGTTGTATTTCCTTATCCAGCTGCAGGAAAGTTGCAGGTACCTGTCCTTTTATTTCCTGCCTCGAAATCATTCCTATCATCTTCAATTTATCTTCACacaaaaatcaagatactggTTTAATACGAGGAATAGTTTGAAATTAaatggatttaaaaaatttttccagaGATTATCTAGCTTTAAATGTATACGTAGCTTTGTGCTATTACAAGCTAGATTACTATGACGTTGCTCAAGAAGTGCTTCAAGTTTACCTGCAGAAATACCCGGATAGCGCGATCGCGATTAACTTGAAAGCGTGCAATCATTTCCGTTTGTACGACGGAAACGCTGCGCAGGTCGAGATGAAGCAGCTCATCGAGAAGATATCGAGTTCCTTCAGCTCCGGCCACGATCTTATACGGCATAACACAGTTGTACGTGTGAACTTCTTCCGATATGTTTTACTTCTCATATGCTTCTTATTCGCTCTTCACACAGGTCTTTAGAGGTGGTGAGAACGCTTTGCAAATTTTACCCAATTTGGTGGACGTCATACCGGAAGCCAGGCTTAACTTagtaatatactatttgaaACAAGACGACGTCAAGGCAGCCTATGACCTGATCAAAGATCTGGAACCAGCAGTTCCGCAAGAGTATATTTTAAAGGGCATAGTTAACGCCGTTATAGGCCAGGAGACCAATTCTGTACGTTTCGTTAAGCCAATGCTAAATCATCTTTGCGTAATTGCGTTGTGAAAGCTTACCATGAAAATTTCTTTAGCGCGACAGTATAAAAACTGCACAGCAATACTTTCAACTGGTGGGCTCCTCAGCGTCGGAATGCGATACCATACCCGGTAGACAGTGCATGGCatccttcttcttcctttacCGACAATTCGAGCGAGTCAGACTATACCTGAATTCGATAAAGACATATTTCTCCAATCAGGAtaactttaactttaattacGCTCAAGCGCAAGCCGGAGCGGGCTACTTCAAGGAAGCGGAGGAAGCTTTTCTGATGATACGTAacgaaaaatacaaaaacgaTTACATTTACATCAGTCTCCTTTCATACTGCTGTAAATAGTTACATATTTTGTTGTAACATTGTGCCAAATAcattatttagtaattatttaacaattgcTCTTTCTATTCTCagatataatgaataaaaaggCTGAACTGGCTTGGGAACTGTATTTGAAGATGGACACATCGGCAGAATCCTTCAATCTGCTTCAGCTGATTGCCAATACCTGTTACAAAGTAGGTGAATTCTGGTATGCCGCCAAAGCCTTCGATATGCTGGAACGTATGGATCCAAGCCCTGAACATTGGGAAGGAAAGCGCGGCGCGTGCTGTGGTACTTTTCAGTACATCGTCGCGGAAAAGCTACCAAAGTATGTTTTGCATATCGCACATTCGTGAGAGATATCACCGTATAATCgagaattaatttgtaaattatctttttcatcgCGTACAGAGAACTGCTGTCGGAAGTGATacaaattctgaaaaatacaTCAAATTCTCAAGTGGAGCAGATAATACGTGTTATGCGCAAGTGGGGAAAGGATAACAGAGTAAACTGCTAATATTATCGAAGTTCGTGGACATCGTTATCAATTCCGTCCAGAAAAATaccttttataaaatagtagCGTGTTATAACGAGGAATTATGTTCCATCTCCACAGTAATGTACAATTAATTCTTGTACATcttgtttaataaaacttgtttgataaaacaatttgtaatatatgtattaaaaataacacctcattatcgatttaatataaaatagatatatttaaactgtAGTACActcatgtttttaatataatatcaataatataatagtaataataattaattttaacaaacacAATCggtgaattataaaaaacaccATAGTCAATGGCAATATTTCTCATACGCTTCCATCTTCAAACGACCCTTAAAACGcgaattatttctgaaaaactGCGAGTATCTTAACGCGCATCGATAACTTGCGTCTATACACAGGTCACAGTTTATCACAAATATTCCTGATGGAATGGCTGCTATAGATTTagcataaaaaaaaggagattgcaaaagaaggaagaaagggGGATACTAGGTTTAGCATCCTGGAAAATTGAGCAGACAGGAGTAAATACTCTAAACATTTAAACATTCAATGTAACAATGTCATGACAGGCAATGAAAAAAAGCacaaattcttttatcaaTCCCTCGAATCGGACTGGGTAGACAAATCTATCAAGTCGTTCGATTATGGATGGGTACGTGTTAAGCTGAAAAGAAATCTGAACAAAGAATTGTTGAAAGACTGTGAATAAAGTGATTATAAACAACATATGAGTTTTCAAGTCGAATAATTTGTGTCGGTAAATGTAAAAGTACAGTGTTTTGTACACCGAAGAATCTGTTTCTACGTCGTCTCTCCAATCCGACTCCGTCGATTTCAAACTTGTAACTCTTTCAGAAAAGGTGAGATAAAggaaaacgtttcttttcgATAGCGCTCTACATCGCGTTTACTCGACGCATTCGCGAACGTGGAGAAAGAGTGCCCGATAAGAGTCATCACTACACcgtcattattatcattataaaaatagcatCAAGGAATTTCAGTGTttccgtttttctttttcggcaGAATTTCAGGCGCGATACACTACAGATTTTTCTCTCTGGGATATCTCGTGCTCTGATTGACAGCACTCGTTCTCCGAAACGCGTTTTAATGCTCGTCTTCTTAATGCTCGAGACTATCGTGCGTAAGATCTTCAGCGAAATCCATACattattattcgattattacattccattaatttaaacaacaTCATTGTTCCTCCGAATCGCGTGACGCATACGTACATCGTGTCGATAGACTAAGACGTAGATTCAATAAGATTACGCTACTGGTATAGATACGGTAATGATACAGCGGGGGgactttgcaaaattttacttCGCTATAAATTGCGacaaattctctctctctctctctctcactcatcacatgtacacacgcacacagGTATTCGCACTTCTCGCACGCGCGTTCTCATTAATATCCTAGAGATTTCGTGCTCCCATTCACACCGCATCTCAATACGATACACGAAGGAAAGGAGTGACTGACTTTTTGGCAATTCCGATTGCCAGCACCCGATCAGGCTCGGCGCTTCCCAGCACGGTCGGCGTATCTTATCGTGTAACAAGAGGCGTTAAAAGGAAACTCACTCGGTGTGCGTGGAAACTTCAACAAAACTCGAGAGGACTTTATCACAAAGACGCGTTTTCCATCAGGGAGATTACAGAACGTGAGTTTTGCCTTTAATACCTCTCACAAATCTCTGCTCTCAAATCTCAAATCGCTGAGAATGCTGTACCGAGAATTAAAACTGACCTCGGCGAACTTTCGACGCTACACGCACTCGAGAAAGGACTTTACGTCACACAAACGTCGCGTTTCATTCATTCGCACAATAAGTGTAAGGATCAGGATGTAAACGAGAATTCAACCAAGTTGAATATCAATATCACCTTTCGCTCTGTACACGTGCGAGAGCAATTGCCAGAGCGCCTCGGTGTCGGTCCGTTCCTACTCATTACTCCGCAACATCCTTCATAATATCCCTTGTCTTCCAGTTACAGTAACAATTTCCCACATAGCAAATAAATCTCCGTAGGATTATCTGATTTGATCCCATTTTGAGCCAAACTAAACAAATCATCCGTAGgattatttaagaatatcCCATATAACATTAGATATTTAGAAACATTCAGTCGATATTGTTGGGATCGAATTTCGTAATTACATCCTAAGGGTATTCATTGTTGAATATCTTATAAACGGACAATAGGCATCCTCGGTACGTCATGAGGTACAAAATCTCTCGAAATTGCTATGTGGGTTTGTGCAACgcttattataattctttttttttggcaGTAATGTCGAAtgcaaatttacattaaatgaCAAGTCCTTTAAATAAGCAGATTGATTTCTcggaattctttttttttcctcggaAATGATACAAAtgatttatatgttaaaatttctttccatAATTTTCTTGATCCTAAAAGTTTACAGATTCAGCGGACGTGACGGATCTACGTGATACATGTCATTAAGAATTAGCGATGTTAGAGATGTAATACCAATTAGATGAACAAAAACTATGATTTGACTAATCCTTGGCTGGTTCACCTACAACGATGATGCACCATGTAGATCCTCAGATTcgttatataaaagttaaatcaaCGTGCATGAAACATCTGCATTTGCGTGCCCGACGAATTACTGTACTCGAATGAGAGAGGGACAACGGATGCTGCAATAATACATAGATCGAAGAATCCGTACAGCGCGTAGATCCGATTAAGCGAATCATACAGGCGCGATCTACACGACGTAAGAATCGCCTCGGTTTATATCGATAGAAAGTTACACAGTAAGATAGAGTAATAAGAAAACGGCTACTTAAAAATCCATGTACACAGAGTATTTATAATAGAGCGGTCGCACGCGCCGCTCGaaaattctctttctttctctttctctctctctctctctctccttccacCACGAGACAGAAAATCGGCACCCGGCGGAATAcaagaatttaatatcataatatatttccCTCCTCAACCATAAAGACGAGCGAGATCCGAAGTGATGAACCACGCGACACTCGTGGCACAACAACGATGCGTGCCTTCGAGTGCAAGTCGCACGTGAGTGTCGTTTGGCATTTTCATATGGCGTTGCTTGGTGGCCCAAAGTGCTGGATCGGCAGTCCGGTATCGAGGTAGAGGAGGCCTCCTCACACGGAAAACGATTGGCGCTGGATTGGcagcattaataatttatgctAAATAACTCGATCGCGGTAGAAATACGTAGGTTCTTCTTCGCGCACAGTCTTTACGTATCGTTTAAATGAAAGGGAATTCTTTTCATCATCTTCTGATTCTCTTCTCTTTTGACTCCATCTCGTGCTCGATCGACCTTTTGTTATATATGGTTCTATACGGTTACTCTGACTTACGTAAAACGTATGTGTATCTTGATACTCCGGGCATTATCTTTACGTTGAAAGGGAGAAACGGCGAGACCTCGCATTCCCCAGAGTCTGCATTTTAATCGAGAATGGTGCTCCTTCCGCGGTACGGAAGCGCATGAGTATTAATTCTTAAGCGACGCTTAAACGGAAAGAGGAATTTGCGTCGCATTTACGTCGGTTACCCGTTACTTGCGCCCCACAGAAGGAGGAAACGTCGCGGAAAGGATCATTGGCCTATTTCAGTCTGTATTAAACTTGGTCTCGGTGTTAGCACAATCCGTGGCACGCTCgggaataaaaatgaagtaTTATACGTAGTCCCTCTTACATCcggatttctctctcttcttgaGCGTTCGCTTGTAACTGCGCGTGAGGCTGTGCGTCGCCACACTGTTCAGCGCTGCTTTTGTGCATGCCACGGCACTTGTTTCCTAATTTCTATCCCTGAAACAGACGGAGATCGTTCCTTTCTCTTGCAATTCGTGACAATGAAGAGCGAGACGGCCACTTGTCCGAAAATGTCCAAATTTCGGCTTTCGAGCAAGTATTGCCGACACGCAGAGGAAAAGTAAATACTTACCCCGGCCCAGGATAGTAATAGGGCGGCGGTCGTTCGTATTCAGTGCTTAAAGGAGGCGGAGCCCCGGCAGCTGGTTGATACCTTGGCGGACCACCGTTGGGGAAGTCCCAATTTCTGTAAGAACAGCACACAGCGATATCAGTGATTAACACCCGGTGGCATAACGCTCAAGTTCAGTCGTGTAAGTTTATGTAGCATTTTGCATTTCCTAGCGTTTTACTGATCCCGTTTAGTCCTTTCCGCCACCCACCAGCGTCGGCACAAAGGCGCCTATTCTGGTTTGGACAGGGAAAGGGCTTAACGCTGATCGCGTCCTTGCCACAGTAAAATGCCTTAGCGAACTAATATACGATACAGCAGCCGCTTAAGCGAAATGAAAGTAATATATCGTAATCCGACTGAAATGTCCCGATTACAGTTGCAAAGTATATTCCCGTCGAGACAGACATGCTTCCCCGCGGCAAGTTGCAAGGTACCTTCAAGCGAAATCAACATCACGGAAGAGACGTTACTTGAGGCGGGAGTTCATCTAATGACGGttcttatattgaaaatactaAATTCCAGTCAAGAGAACGCCTCCACGAGAGTGGGGAGGAAACTGAACGATCATTCGGACCCTGTCGCAGACCGTTTTCTTGCGAAAAGCCTGGCTCTTTTGCAAAAGCTATTCTCGTGACATGACCAgttgaaaaaaagagaaatcaggaaaagaaagagaaaaagaaatagatcgaACGAGCACGAACGTAGAAGAAGAAACATTTGTGTAAAACAATAGTCTTTGCGACTTACGTGCAGAGGCGTATCGAGAGACGCGAGAGGCCGAGCCCCCCGCAGGGTTCCCACTCACCTGGAAAGAACCGGGAGAAAAATCGTGACCATCGGGGTTGCATGAGATGCGTCAACATGGTGCTAATACAAGTCAAAGATCGCGTGAAACCGCGCGGAAGGGATCGGAACGGCCGACGTCGCCGTTCCGCGATCTCAGAGGGGTCCGGAGAGTCTTGCACTACCCCGCTCGTGAGATCCGCTCTTCTGAAACCCGCGGCGGAACGACGTCGGCCGTCCCCGAGGATTTAGGCCTACGGAAATAACATGAGATCACTCGGCGAGTGGGAACCCTGCTcgggcgagagaaagagagagagagagaaagagagagaatcacGAAAGGAGATCATACTGACCGCCAGATACAAGTGTCGGTTATATACTCAAACAAGGTGAAAGCGTTTACGTATCACAGGAAGCTGGGTTTACGCTTGTCGGCGCCGTTAGGGACTTACTGCGACTCTAGTGATAGGCTAAAGACTTTACTGTGAGGTTCTGTTTTTGTAGGGGCGGTATGTTCGTGGTTTCGCCACGATAGGGTGAAACTGTAAAGAGATAAGACGTGACCGATGAAACGGCGAGAgacaatgagaga
This genomic interval carries:
- the Ttc26 gene encoding intraflagellar transport protein 56, which translates into the protein MILSRSKPASSEGVRTSASRKQIPKLEEFLEKRDYTGALTLLEFNSSTSSSLETDLWMGYCAFHLGDYKRAATVYENLRKKDYVPPDVPTNLACCYFYLGMYPESQKILEDAADSKLRTRLLFHLAHKMGNESKLTEYHQMLQDVIEDQLSLASIHYLQAHYQEAIDVYKRILLDNRDYLALNVYVALCYYKLDYYDVAQEVLQVYLQKYPDSAIAINLKACNHFRLYDGNAAQVEMKQLIEKISSSFSSGHDLIRHNTVVFRGGENALQILPNLVDVIPEARLNLVIYYLKQDDVKAAYDLIKDLEPAVPQEYILKGIVNAVIGQETNSRDSIKTAQQYFQLVGSSASECDTIPGRQCMASFFFLYRQFERVRLYLNSIKTYFSNQDNFNFNYAQAQAGAGYFKEAEEAFLMIRNEKYKNDYIYISLLSYCYIMNKKAELAWELYLKMDTSAESFNLLQLIANTCYKVGEFWYAAKAFDMLERMDPSPEHWEGKRGACCGTFQYIVAEKLPKELLSEVIQILKNTSNSQVEQIIRVMRKWGKDNRVNC